The Anaerolineae bacterium genomic sequence AGCAACCATGGATTCCATGGAGCTTGAAAAGGAGCGCGGAATTACTATAGCTTCGGCAGCTACATACTGTTCATGGCAGGACCATGATATTAATATTATCGATACTCCGGGCCACGTTGATTTCACAATTGAGGTTGAACGATCTCTCAGAGTTCTTGACGGCGCCATACTGGTACTGTGTTCTGTTGGAGGCGTTCAGTCCCAGTCAATTACCGTTGACATGCAGATGAAAAGATACAAAATTCCATGCATTGCCTTTATCAACAAATGCGACAGAAGCGGCGCAAATCCTCTTCGCGTAATTAATCAACTAAAGGAAAAACTGGGTCATAATCCAATAGCGATGCAGATCCCGATCGGGATTGAAGCAGATTTTACAGGAATTATTGACCTTGTTTCCATGAAGGCAATCTATTTTGATGGCGATAACGGAGAAAATGTTCGCATAGAAGATATTCCGGAAAGCCTTCTTGACGAAGCCATGGAAAAACGTGAAGAGCTTATTGATGCTGCTTCCATGTATTCAGACCAGCTTACAGAAGCTATTCTGGAAGAAAAAGAAATCTCCGAAGACCTGATTTTCGATGCGGTGCGCAATGGAACTCTGGCACGTGAAATGACGCCGGTTTTTATAGGATCGGCTTATAAAAACAAGGGGGTTCAACCTCTCCTTGACGCTGTAGTAAATTTTTTACCATGTCCGAGTGATGTTCAAAACGAGGCTATTGACATGGATAAGAATGAAGAATCGGTAATTATAGATAGTGATCCGAAAAAACCGGTTGTTGCTCTGGCCTTCAAACTGGAAGACGGCCAGTATGGCCAGCTGACATACATACGAGTATATCAGGGAACCCTTGCCAAGGGCTCTTCCGTCATTAACATACGCAACGGCAAAAAAATTAAAATCGGCAGGCTTGTACGTATGCATGCAGACCAGATGGAGGATATTGAGGCCATACCTGCCGGATATATCGGAGCCCTGTTTGGGATAGACTGTATTTCCGGAGATACATTTGTTGCTCCAGGGCTGAATCTCAGCATGATATCAATGTTTGTGCCCAAGCCCGTGATTTCCCTTGCTATTG encodes the following:
- the fusA gene encoding elongation factor G, which produces MEYDIQKVRNIGISAHIDSGKTTLTERVLFYTKRIHAIHDVKGKDGVGATMDSMELEKERGITIASAATYCSWQDHDINIIDTPGHVDFTIEVERSLRVLDGAILVLCSVGGVQSQSITVDMQMKRYKIPCIAFINKCDRSGANPLRVINQLKEKLGHNPIAMQIPIGIEADFTGIIDLVSMKAIYFDGDNGENVRIEDIPESLLDEAMEKREELIDAASMYSDQLTEAILEEKEISEDLIFDAVRNGTLAREMTPVFIGSAYKNKGVQPLLDAVVNFLPCPSDVQNEAIDMDKNEESVIIDSDPKKPVVALAFKLEDGQYGQLTYIRVYQGTLAKGSSVINIRNGKKIKIGRLVRMHADQMEDIEAIPAGYIGALFGIDCISGDTFVAPGLNLSMISMFVPKPVISLAIAPKSNNARINMSKALSRFTKEDPTFRTYVDDETNDTIIEGMGELHLEVYVERMRREYNAEVTTGRPRVAYRETITRMAEFNYTHKKQTGGAGQYGRVAGYMEPVVDEDFVFENKVVGGRIPSQFIASCEKGFKGCVGKGPKMGFPVTGVKIVINDGASHSVDSSEMAFQAAARGAFREGYAKAGAVIHEPIMKVVVETPTEFQGSAMGLLNQRRGMIISCQDEGTICVIEAQVPLAEMFGFSTVLRSSTQGKAQFTMEFAHYKQVPQSIAEELIEQAAKEKKAAS